The genomic interval CTGCCTTCCTGGCGGCCTATTTCATTAATCTGCACCTCAGGAAAGACTTGACCGCCAGTTGCGTGCTTTACATGCGGCAGCGGCATAAAGCCGGCCGGCAGTAATCCCTGCTCTCTGATCTCGTCAGGGCTCTTCTCGGCCAAAGCGCCCCAGCTTACGCCCTTCGGAAGTTTGACACGAACGCCGGCTTGAACCGCCTTCCGACGACCCGACATCATCACACCTTCCATGGGACGGTCAGAAAGGTCATATCGCTTCTCAAGCAGGCGCCGCTGACGCTCCATGACGCGCGGCTTCGCATGTTCGTCGAATTCCTTCATTTCGGAAAAGGAGCGGTGCGGAAAGGTTAGATAGATCAGATCAGCGGGCAGCGGATCAGACACGGTCGGAAAAGCGCGCGCGGAGACTGCGAATGCGATCGCCACGCCGATCATGATAAGCGACCTAAGCCGGGTCGTGTGAGCCTTGAGGTCGCAGCCCGCGATCAGAATCTTCTGACCGAGATCGGCAAGAGTATAGGGCGTCTTTACCGAGGCGGTGAATGTTCGGATGCCTCTCTTCCAATAGAATACGATCTGACGCAGACCTAACATGTTGCTTTTGCCTTCGTTCTCCGATCGCGTTTTTCACCACGATGCAGGACGGCAGCTTTCTGCCGCCGCTGATGCGTGACGTTCAAAATTTGTGCCAGGCAGGAACGTGGTCAGAGATTATTGTTCTGCCATTAGTCAGCGCTTGATAGCTGGACGCTGGGCGAACATCGGCGTGTCACGTACCCGACAAACCGGAATGTCATTCGAGGGTTGCAGTCCGCATTGCTTTGGTAGCCAGTGCCGAAACGGATTGCACGACGCACATACCCCTGGCTGCCGAGTTACTTGCTCTTGATATTCATCCCGCGCGCGGCAGAAGCAGTTACAACCTAGTGCCTGACAGCACCCCAGTACTATCCATTAACCCCGAGTGAGCTCTCACAGCAGCGACTTTGGTTCTTCGGGGACAGCGTGTCGGCGGCTAGCTGTCTTTCACAACACGGCCCCCTTTGATGATTGTGCGGATGCGCGTGGTGTCGGACAGGATCGACAGGTCCTTCAGTGGATCGCCGTCGACCACGACCACGTCCGCGAAAGCGCCTGGTGCGATGATGCCGACCCTGCCCTCCAGCTGAAGGACCCGGGCGGCATCCAGGGTGGCGGCGCGGATCACCTCGTGTGCCGGCAGAACCCGGCCGCGCAGCTCAAATTCTTGCGCCTGGTGCTCGTGCATCCCTCCGAGCAGGTCCGAGCCGTAGCCCATTGTTACCCCAGCGTCACGCAACGTCTGCAATGCCGTGAGGCCCGCAGACAGTACGAAATCGATCTTTTCGAGCGAAGCCGCCGGTATCCCATGTTCGGCGCCCTCGCGCGCCAGCACCGCGTATGTGATGTTGGTGGGAACCACAACTGCGCCCGCCTTGCGTACCCGCTTGGCGGTCGCCGGGGTAATCAGGTTGCCATGCTCGATCGAGCGTACCCCGGCTTCTAGCGCCCGGGAAATCGCTTCGTCGCTGTAGAGATGAGCGGCCACATAAGTGTGTTGGTGCGCCGCCTCCTGGACCGCCGCCTGCAGTTCTGGAAGGCTGAAGGCGAGCGCATCTATAGGGTCGGTGGGCGAGGACACACCGCCGCTGGCCATGACCTTGATGAAGCGCGCACCGGCCTTCAGCTCCTCTCTGGCCGCCCGTCGCACCTCCGCTTCGCCGTCGCAAATGCGACCAAGCGCACCCAGCTTGTCAGGATAGTAATCTGCAGGGCGCCGATCATGCCGGTCCCGATAATCGGTGTGGCCGCCCGTCGGAGACAGCGCCTTTCCGCAAATGACGAGACGCGGGCCCTCGATAAGCCCGCGTTCGACAGCGTCCACCAGCGCTTGATCAGCGCCGCCCAGGTCGCGGACCGTCGTAAAACCGCGGCTCAGCATCCCGCGCATCGTATTCGCGGCATAGAGCGCGGCGAGCGTGTTGGGCAGTTCGGCGTTGGCAGCAAGGTTTCCTTTCGCGGCGACGACATGCACATGGCAATCGATCAGCCCTGGTAAGACGATGCGCCTCTTCGCGTCGAAAACATGGGCGCCCGCCGGTGACTTCACGCGCTCTCCGACTTCGGCAACGAATCCGTCCGCCAGCAGAACGTCGACCGGATCCGCGGGACGGTCCGCGGTGCCATCCACGATGGCAGCATTGCGAATAACAATCGTCGGAATCACACGCTCCTTTGGTTTGACACTGGATGGATCGACCGCTTTCTGGAACGCCCCTGAAATATCCTGATGTTCGAACCATCGCCGCCTCGGTCAATGACGCCACGCCCGCGACTATGTCTATTGCACTGCCGGCTACTCGTACCTCGCTCGCGCGAGACCCTCCAGATGTCGAGAAGCATGATATCGGCTCCCTTGAGGGCCTAGGAATGTCAGCCGCCATGACAAACAGGCGATTTGCAGTTTCAGCCTCCGCACCATGTAGAAAGCATCGACGTTTTCTCGCCGAAGACAGGAATCACCAGTCGTGCCAACTGCGCAGAGCCTCCTTTTGGAGTTTGATTGCAAGGTCTTGGGTGAGGTGCATTAGCACGCTGGCCGAACGCCGCCGTGTCGCGAACTGGACAAACCCGACAGCGTCGCGTCCTGCTCGATCGTCCCGAAGCGACTGCAGGTGGGAGCTTTCAATCACTGCATCGGGATCTCAAGGCTCGTCATCGGCTGGCGCGAGCGAGCCTACCGAAAGGCAAGGATGAAGAGCCTCGGGGAGAAGACGTCGGCGGCAAGAGTTCACAGGCGCTACGATGCACAACTCCGCGAAATAACGCATGCCATACCGCCGGCACAAAAGCCGACCAACATTCTTTTTCAATAGCCAGGCGTCTCATCGGGGCGCAGGATGGTGCAAATGACACGGGCGCCGCCGGCTGAGACACAATCGCGCTTTCGCCCCAACCAAGGAGGTCGCGCAATGTATCCTTCCCGCGAATTTCACTCCGATTTTTTCCGGCCCAAGGAAATCGAATTGCTTCAGTGCATTTTCAATGCCGCGTTGGAAGCGAACGAGATCAAGTGCAACAGTCCGGAAGCCGAAGCGCTCGCAAAGAGGCTCTTCACGCTCTACCAAGCGGGCGTGAGGGACGCAGCGGAGCTGAGCGACCGTTTGAAAGCTGCGTGATCGAGAAGCCGGAACAAAAAAGAGCCCGCGATCGAGAGAGGGGTCAGCGGGCTAGATGAACGCCAATTATGTTGGCTGTCTAATGGTGACACAAACGGTTGTTTTGTCCAGTTGATCGATGCGTTTAGATCACGTCTACGCAAACGAGATCAGTCGCCGCCATAAGGCTCACGGACGTACTGGACCTCGAAAGCGGCCGTCAGCCCCGCGAGAATGTGCGGTGGCGTCCGTTGCCCCCGCCTTGTCTTCGGCTTTGGCGAATTGCGTGATTGTGCTCAGCGGGACGCGCCAGATAGCGTCAACGATCTCTCGGTTCACCTCGTCCAAGGTCGCCCTGTCCGAGCCTCGCCAGAAAACATAGTCATGTCCTATTCGCAGGCACAGGTGAATGGCCACGGCAGCCGTGGCCCGCCCACGATCTGACAGCAGCATGCCCCGCAGATCGTTGTCGATCTCTAGCAAGGGCATCTTGATTGTTGCGGAACTCACGTTTCGCTTCATGCGGCCATTAACGCACGGATCGAGAAAACCGTCGCATCGGCTATTGGGATGATCGCCTGGCGGCCGATACTCGCACTTTTGCGAGTAGCCATACTTTTTCTCCCCGCCTACCCTCGCCGTGGAAGGGAGATCTGGTATGGACTATATCGCAGAGATCAAGGGAATGACGGACGACGAACTCCGGGCGACCTGCATGTTGGCAGTGGCCCATTGCGTGACAGACGAGATGCTGGACGACTCCATGCCGCCCTACTGGATTGAGATCCTGAAGGAAATCTATGGGCGCGGCTGGGCGGGTGACAATCAGGAGATCATTGCCGAGAAACTGGCTGAGGCCACTACCACCTTTTAGCGTCGCGTTGACGCTCCTCGACGGCCCGGCGCATGGCGTCCTCGCGGCCACATTCGTACTTCTCCATGTAGTATCGGATCAGAGACTGTCGACGGCCCTCATCCATGATGGAGTAAACGTTCCTGAATTGCCGCTCGGCTGCTGATTTTTTCTTGGACAGCCGACCGCGGCCAATGAGTCTCGACAGCGCAAAGTAAGCCAGCAGTCCGACAAAACTTCCAACCAACAGGGCGAGACCCATTTCCTGATTGAGAAAATCGCCAGGGACAGTCATCTGTATGCCTTCCGCCACCCTGCGGCCCACGCCTCTTCCTCAGAGCAGAACCAGCGCTCCCCGTATTCCGGTCGTATTCGGGTCTCGGAGTAATACTTCTGTCCAGGCACATGAAAAATACGCTCGTCTGAATCGATGCTGATATTGCCCTTGATGTCGCAGGAAGTTCCAATGCTGCCCAGACTGACCCACTTGGCAATGAAGTCAGGTGCGGTCATGCCGCCTGCCGCACCTACCGCGACGGCCGCGATTACTAGCCCCGGCGCCGTTCGGAACACCGAGGGCTGCTGTGGCTTGCGACGTCTTTGGCGATAACTCATGCCCCTACTCCGGCAACTTCGCGCGAAGATGGTAGTTCAGAGCACAAATTAGCAAAAGCTGCACAAATGGGTTAGTCGCCGCCAATGTGGTCCTGCGGCAGCCCTGCGACATTGACTCCCCTCGCAATGAGAACATAATAGGAACATTCATCGGCGCTGCGGCGCGCCAATCC from Sinorhizobium terangae carries:
- a CDS encoding metal-dependent hydrolase family protein gives rise to the protein MPTIVIRNAAIVDGTADRPADPVDVLLADGFVAEVGERVKSPAGAHVFDAKRRIVLPGLIDCHVHVVAAKGNLAANAELPNTLAALYAANTMRGMLSRGFTTVRDLGGADQALVDAVERGLIEGPRLVICGKALSPTGGHTDYRDRHDRRPADYYPDKLGALGRICDGEAEVRRAAREELKAGARFIKVMASGGVSSPTDPIDALAFSLPELQAAVQEAAHQHTYVAAHLYSDEAISRALEAGVRSIEHGNLITPATAKRVRKAGAVVVPTNITYAVLAREGAEHGIPAASLEKIDFVLSAGLTALQTLRDAGVTMGYGSDLLGGMHEHQAQEFELRGRVLPAHEVIRAATLDAARVLQLEGRVGIIAPGAFADVVVVDGDPLKDLSILSDTTRIRTIIKGGRVVKDS
- a CDS encoding succinoglycan biosynthesis protein exoi, translating into MSYRQRRRKPQQPSVFRTAPGLVIAAVAVGAAGGMTAPDFIAKWVSLGSIGTSCDIKGNISIDSDERIFHVPGQKYYSETRIRPEYGERWFCSEEEAWAAGWRKAYR